Proteins from a single region of Pseudopedobacter saltans DSM 12145:
- a CDS encoding glycosyltransferase translates to MANRILFITSGMNRGGAETQLLKVAMFLRDKKYQIKIISLTSTNEFDIDYDKEKIPVVFLKPWKTNFYSNLKTLYSITKDYKPNVVIAFMFISIIFARLLKLVFRFKLISSIRTSVLPRKWYIPFKLTNGLDDEIIYNSIASKIDFETKKLINKGGKVIHNCISIPETEDLINVKSISFVWVCIAHFRWNKDYKTLFQAIERMKGLNFRVDIVGGIDKKYSSWANQFIEQADIGAHVRILGFRADAQHFLKQSNAFVLSSFSEGMPNALLEAMAHEKPVVVTDIDCNRLIVQSVKCGFLAEKQNAEDLAIKMKAIMEMTEAKRSLLGQNGRIYIEENFSEGVVLDHWLSTIKSLATA, encoded by the coding sequence ATGGCAAATCGAATACTCTTTATTACTTCTGGAATGAACAGAGGAGGAGCTGAAACTCAACTCTTAAAAGTAGCAATGTTTCTTAGAGATAAGAAATACCAAATCAAGATAATCTCCTTAACATCTACTAATGAATTTGATATAGATTACGATAAGGAAAAGATACCAGTGGTATTTCTAAAACCTTGGAAAACTAACTTTTATTCAAATTTAAAAACGCTTTACTCTATTACTAAGGATTATAAGCCAAATGTTGTAATAGCTTTTATGTTTATTTCCATCATTTTTGCTCGTTTATTGAAACTAGTTTTTAGATTCAAACTGATCTCGAGTATAAGAACATCGGTCCTTCCGAGAAAATGGTATATCCCCTTTAAGCTAACAAATGGATTAGATGATGAGATAATCTATAATTCTATTGCTTCTAAAATAGATTTTGAAACAAAAAAGCTGATAAATAAAGGAGGTAAAGTTATACATAATTGTATATCAATACCCGAAACAGAAGATCTGATTAACGTAAAATCAATATCTTTTGTATGGGTGTGTATAGCACATTTCAGATGGAACAAAGATTATAAAACTTTATTTCAAGCTATCGAAAGAATGAAAGGGCTAAATTTTCGAGTGGATATTGTAGGGGGGATTGATAAAAAATATTCTTCCTGGGCAAATCAATTTATTGAACAAGCAGATATTGGAGCTCATGTAAGGATTTTAGGGTTCAGAGCAGATGCGCAACATTTTTTGAAACAGAGTAATGCATTTGTTCTATCTTCTTTTTCCGAGGGGATGCCAAATGCACTTTTAGAAGCCATGGCTCATGAAAAGCCTGTTGTAGTAACGGATATTGACTGTAATAGGTTAATCGTACAGAGCGTAAAATGTGGATTTTTAGCCGAAAAGCAAAATGCAGAGGATTTAGCTATAAAAATGAAAGCTATAATGGAAATGACAGAAGCAAAAAGATCTCTGTTGGGGCAGAATGGAAGGATTTATATTGAAGAGAATTTTTCCGAAGGTGTAGTTCTTGATCATTGGCTTTCTACAATAAAATCATTAGCAACAGCCTAA
- the asnB gene encoding asparagine synthase (glutamine-hydrolyzing): MCGIFGTLNFSASHRAPEIFCGLYHRGPNDRGLYKNDNVELFHTRLAIQDLSEQGKQPMRQDHVVIVFNGEIYNHLELRKKYNLQAESNSDTQTILMLYKKLGMQMLKEFDGMFAFALYDEQKKQLFLARDRAGKRPLYVYQKGDSLVFSSELNTLYKITKPCVNYESLSSYLYIGYHYKQDTPYKEVIDLQAGSYLQIDTVSCKSNSIRWFDISQHYFKSNNIKYPDAITELDAKLNLAVKRRIESSDLDVGCFLSGGIDSGLVTAIASGYKEKLKTFTVKLDGAYDESALAYEVANKYATEHTVVDITFDDLNQNIEKILINYGEPFCDSSAIPSYYVAKAAKQHITVVLNGDGADELFGGYRRYVPFRYFDFFNTSALSKYTFKSLLNILPIANEKKSRYNYFYRMLKFASYRKDIELYTSASYDLLVGFEKYFVTQPNLGEIENDLLRYKQYNLSSLSKILLIDFEAILFSDMLPKMDIATMSNSLEGRSPFLSKEILEFAPGLEDNFKINNLQTKKILRDLSQKYLPDNLINQPKRGFEVPLKRWMDTQLKEIVNDYLLSKGALYPSLVNKNFIHDLMNRKIKISDERRAKILYNIFALEVWHKNLKSNVVSHDTTFYKSQNLQLT, translated from the coding sequence ATGTGTGGAATTTTTGGAACCTTAAATTTCAGCGCTTCGCATAGGGCGCCAGAAATATTCTGTGGTCTTTATCATCGTGGTCCTAACGATCGTGGCCTTTATAAGAACGATAATGTTGAACTTTTCCATACCAGATTAGCTATTCAGGACTTAAGTGAGCAGGGAAAGCAACCAATGCGTCAAGACCATGTTGTTATAGTTTTCAATGGAGAAATTTATAACCATCTTGAGCTTCGAAAAAAATATAATTTACAAGCAGAATCAAATTCAGATACCCAAACCATTTTGATGCTTTATAAAAAGCTTGGAATGCAAATGCTGAAAGAATTCGATGGGATGTTTGCTTTCGCACTTTATGATGAGCAAAAAAAGCAGCTCTTTCTTGCAAGAGACAGAGCGGGGAAACGTCCACTTTATGTTTATCAAAAAGGCGATTCCTTAGTATTTTCATCAGAACTAAACACCTTGTATAAAATAACAAAGCCCTGTGTTAATTATGAATCACTATCATCTTATTTATATATAGGCTATCATTATAAACAAGATACTCCATATAAGGAAGTTATCGATTTACAAGCTGGAAGCTATTTGCAAATAGATACCGTCAGTTGTAAATCAAATAGTATTAGATGGTTTGATATTAGTCAACATTATTTTAAAAGCAACAATATCAAATATCCAGATGCAATTACTGAATTGGATGCTAAATTAAATTTAGCTGTAAAAAGAAGAATAGAAAGTTCAGATTTGGATGTAGGTTGTTTTTTAAGTGGGGGAATTGATAGTGGGTTGGTGACTGCGATTGCATCAGGATATAAAGAAAAGCTAAAAACATTCACAGTAAAACTAGACGGAGCATATGATGAATCAGCTTTAGCTTATGAAGTTGCCAACAAATATGCAACCGAACATACAGTTGTCGATATAACTTTCGACGATTTAAATCAAAATATTGAAAAAATTCTGATTAATTACGGAGAGCCATTTTGTGACAGCTCTGCAATACCAAGCTATTACGTTGCGAAGGCTGCCAAGCAACACATCACGGTAGTATTAAACGGAGATGGAGCTGATGAATTATTTGGGGGTTATAGGCGATACGTACCTTTCAGATATTTCGATTTTTTTAATACTTCAGCTTTGTCAAAATACACTTTCAAATCTTTATTGAATATTTTGCCGATTGCAAATGAGAAAAAAAGCAGATACAACTATTTTTATCGCATGTTGAAGTTTGCAAGTTATCGTAAAGATATTGAGCTATATACATCTGCATCTTATGACCTTCTTGTCGGATTTGAAAAATACTTTGTAACCCAGCCAAATTTGGGGGAAATAGAAAATGATCTTTTGCGATATAAACAGTATAATCTTTCTTCATTAAGCAAGATTTTATTGATAGACTTTGAGGCAATCCTATTCAGTGATATGCTTCCGAAAATGGACATCGCTACCATGTCGAATTCATTAGAAGGAAGAAGCCCTTTTTTGTCAAAAGAGATCTTAGAATTTGCACCTGGTTTAGAAGATAATTTTAAAATAAATAATCTGCAAACTAAGAAGATTTTAAGAGACTTATCGCAAAAATATCTTCCGGACAATCTGATAAACCAACCGAAAAGAGGTTTTGAAGTTCCTTTGAAACGATGGATGGATACGCAGTTGAAGGAAATTGTAAATGACTATTTATTATCAAAAGGTGCTTTATATCCAAGTTTAGTAAACAAGAATTTTATTCACGATTTAATGAACAGAAAAATAAAAATATCCGATGAACGCCGGGCCAAGATATTATATAACATTTTCGCTTTGGAAGTATGGCATAAAAATTTAAAGTCTAATGTAGTTTCTCACGATACGACATTTTATAAATCACAAAACTTACAGCTTACCTAA
- a CDS encoding NAD-dependent epimerase, which yields MKILVTGSAGFIGFHLVNSLLQRGDEVVGIDNLNDYYDVNLKYARLAQAGVYQETITYKKEIRSSLFENYIFVQLDITDEKGLSALFKKHKFDAVCNLAAQAGVRYSLINPSTYIDTNIKGFLNILECSRHTNMKNLVYASSSSVYGLNKKMPFNVKDNVDHPVSLYAASKKSNELMAHAYSHLFNIATTGLRFFTVYGPWGRPDMAGFLFAKAISEGKSIQIFNNGNMKRDFTYIDDIIAGVITVIDNPNYNGTESWSGLTPDPSCSKAPYRVFNIGRGNSIDLMSFINEIEGNLGTRAQKTYLPLQDGDVVCTWSDVKNLKKEFDYEPKVSVKEGVKRFTDWYKSYYLDRQDQHIAV from the coding sequence ATGAAAATTTTAGTAACAGGAAGCGCAGGCTTCATTGGATTCCATTTAGTGAACAGTTTATTACAAAGGGGAGACGAAGTTGTAGGGATAGATAATTTAAACGACTATTATGACGTCAATTTAAAATATGCAAGGTTGGCTCAGGCAGGAGTTTATCAGGAAACAATAACATATAAAAAAGAGATTCGAAGCTCACTTTTTGAAAACTATATTTTCGTGCAACTGGATATTACGGATGAAAAAGGCTTAAGCGCATTGTTTAAAAAGCATAAATTTGACGCTGTCTGCAATTTAGCTGCTCAAGCAGGGGTAAGGTATAGTTTAATAAACCCGAGTACGTATATCGATACAAATATCAAAGGTTTCCTGAATATTTTGGAATGTAGCAGGCATACCAACATGAAAAATCTGGTTTATGCAAGTTCTTCCAGCGTATATGGATTAAATAAAAAGATGCCTTTTAATGTGAAAGACAATGTAGACCATCCTGTTTCGCTGTATGCCGCTTCTAAAAAAAGTAACGAATTAATGGCTCATGCCTATAGTCATTTATTCAATATTGCTACAACCGGCTTGCGCTTCTTTACTGTTTATGGCCCATGGGGCAGGCCTGATATGGCAGGTTTTTTGTTTGCTAAAGCCATATCGGAAGGAAAATCTATTCAGATATTTAATAACGGAAACATGAAACGGGATTTCACTTATATAGATGATATAATAGCAGGTGTTATTACGGTTATAGATAATCCTAATTATAACGGAACGGAAAGTTGGAGTGGACTAACACCAGATCCGTCTTGTTCTAAAGCGCCGTATAGAGTATTTAATATAGGAAGAGGGAATTCTATAGATTTGATGAGTTTTATCAACGAAATAGAAGGTAATCTCGGTACAAGAGCTCAGAAGACATATTTACCTTTACAAGATGGCGATGTAGTATGTACTTGGTCCGATGTTAAAAATTTAAAAAAAGAGTTCGACTATGAGCCAAAAGTGTCTGTAAAAGAAGGTGTAAAAAGATTTACAGATTGGTATAAAAGTTACTATCTGGATAGACAAGATCAGCATATAGCTGTTTAA
- a CDS encoding pectate lyase family protein: MKIKNSFKKGSLMTSFLLVALIFSQCQKDVNTIPNIEEEAARKNSNGTTSITSGEQVKLDLTKASKESGYAYYMDLNIPISGDSDTQPTVSSLKVFENGKELGPGHALHKEIRSTGNGRFSHWGNSLYFSASDNTNPSTNGRTYTISYAGSSGAGSGTGITSPIVADGQVKLDLTKASKESGNAYYIDINAPIAGDSGSQPTASTLKLFEDGKELGPAHALHNDIRNSGQGRFSHWGNSLYFSASDNTNPLTNGRTYTVSYTGSTGSTNNSESGVVTTPPSFSTDLPIGFASVNGKTTGGQGGRTVTVSTIAEFTKAVGSSETLIVQVSGNLKGTGMIRVGSNKTILGLSGSSLDGAGLAIYEVSNVIVRNMRISNVVGGDCVTIKFASHHIWIDHNEFWHDRNHGWDYYDELLEVTDRSDFVTISWNKFHDSNIALLIGSGDLQTTDIGHLRVTLHNNYFYNNSERQPSTRFGYIHCFNNYLYNGSGYGIGVTMDATVRTDNNYFESQKYPIFTDYNAKPGYVSGASTNIYKNSGENKISTKESNWIPEYEYKSALIPAADVPNVVKNGAGPR, encoded by the coding sequence ATGAAAATCAAAAACAGTTTTAAAAAAGGCTCACTCATGACATCGTTCTTATTAGTTGCGTTAATATTTTCGCAATGTCAAAAGGATGTTAACACAATTCCTAATATTGAGGAAGAAGCAGCAAGAAAAAATAGTAATGGGACAACCTCAATTACTTCAGGTGAACAAGTTAAATTAGATTTGACCAAAGCATCTAAGGAATCTGGCTATGCATATTATATGGATTTGAATATCCCTATTTCAGGAGATTCAGATACTCAGCCAACAGTCTCAAGTTTAAAAGTATTTGAAAACGGAAAAGAATTGGGTCCAGGGCATGCTTTACATAAAGAAATAAGAAGTACTGGTAATGGACGCTTTAGCCATTGGGGCAATAGTTTATACTTTTCAGCTTCAGACAATACAAATCCCTCAACTAATGGAAGAACTTATACCATTTCGTATGCGGGATCTAGCGGTGCCGGAAGTGGAACGGGTATAACTTCTCCGATTGTCGCAGACGGACAGGTTAAACTGGATTTAACGAAAGCGTCTAAAGAATCTGGTAATGCTTATTATATAGACATAAATGCTCCTATTGCAGGCGATTCAGGAAGTCAACCAACTGCCTCAACTTTAAAATTATTTGAGGATGGGAAAGAATTAGGACCGGCACATGCTTTACATAATGATATCAGAAATTCTGGGCAGGGACGTTTTAGCCATTGGGGAAATAGCTTATATTTCTCAGCATCAGATAATACAAATCCGTTGACTAACGGGAGAACTTATACTGTGTCTTACACTGGTTCTACGGGCTCTACCAATAATTCAGAGTCAGGAGTTGTAACAACACCTCCATCTTTTTCTACAGACTTACCTATCGGTTTTGCTTCCGTAAATGGAAAAACTACTGGAGGACAAGGTGGAAGAACTGTAACTGTAAGTACTATTGCAGAATTTACCAAAGCAGTTGGTTCGTCAGAAACATTAATCGTTCAGGTATCGGGTAATCTTAAAGGTACCGGAATGATTAGAGTGGGATCAAACAAAACGATATTAGGGCTAAGTGGTTCTTCTTTAGACGGTGCAGGTTTGGCCATATATGAAGTAAGTAACGTTATTGTAAGAAATATGAGAATTAGTAATGTTGTAGGTGGCGATTGCGTTACTATAAAATTTGCATCTCATCATATCTGGATTGATCATAACGAGTTCTGGCATGATAGAAATCATGGGTGGGATTATTATGATGAATTACTTGAAGTGACAGACCGTTCAGATTTTGTTACAATTTCCTGGAATAAGTTCCATGACAGTAATATCGCATTACTTATTGGTAGTGGCGACTTACAAACTACGGATATTGGGCATTTAAGAGTAACACTGCACAATAACTATTTCTATAATAACTCCGAGAGACAACCGTCTACAAGATTTGGATATATCCATTGTTTCAATAACTATCTTTATAATGGAAGTGGATACGGTATTGGTGTGACTATGGATGCTACAGTTAGAACAGATAATAACTACTTTGAAAGTCAGAAATATCCAATTTTCACAGATTACAATGCAAAGCCTGGATATGTTAGTGGAGCAAGTACAAATATTTATAAAAACTCCGGTGAAAATAAGATATCAACAAAAGAATCTAATTGGATACCTGAATATGAATATAAATCTGCTTTAATACCAGCAGCAGATGTACCGAATGTTGTAAAAAATGGGGCAGGACCTCGATAA